In one Candidatus Rokuibacteriota bacterium genomic region, the following are encoded:
- a CDS encoding Zn-ribbon domain-containing OB-fold protein: MELERPLPQPITPEAKPYWEGLREQKLMLPRCRACRRAFFYPRVLCPHCHAADIEWFQASGRGKLHSFEIGYQSFNKAFKVKPPFVLAMIELEEGPRMMSNLVGIEPDPKKIRCDMPVEVVFEKQTDEITLPLFRPAGGAR, translated from the coding sequence ATGGAACTCGAGCGCCCGCTGCCCCAGCCCATCACGCCCGAAGCCAAGCCCTACTGGGAGGGCCTGCGCGAGCAGAAGCTCATGCTGCCGCGCTGCCGCGCCTGCCGCCGCGCCTTCTTCTACCCGCGCGTCCTCTGCCCGCACTGTCACGCCGCCGATATCGAATGGTTCCAGGCGAGCGGCCGCGGCAAGCTCCACTCCTTCGAGATCGGCTACCAATCCTTTAATAAGGCCTTCAAGGTCAAGCCGCCCTTCGTGCTGGCCATGATCGAGCTGGAGGAAGGCCCGCGCATGATGTCGAACCTCGTCGGCATCGAGCCCGATCCGAAGAAGATCCGCTGTGACATGCCCGTCGAGGTGGTCTTCGAGAAGCAGACCGACGAGATCACCCTGCCGCTCTTCCGGCCCGCGGGAGGTGCGCGATGA